Proteins from one Vibrio coralliirubri genomic window:
- a CDS encoding NAD(P)/FAD-dependent oxidoreductase: MDSKSVLVVGGGPAGAVAASELAQADFKVTLIETHQSFRTKIGECLPPNIKPLLAKLSLVHLLDKHKISYANQSAWGASSVTEDDFILGVHGAGTHIDRPLFEHDLMQTAIVNGANYHPGTKFKSCVRENNRWTVTLESNFRQREIIVDYIVDASGRRAVVAKALGVQRESMDKLVGISMVFHEQHEPNSATLVEATEYGWWYSATLPNNKLIVTLMTDSHLISRLRCNKQVGFHSLLSQTHQTLARLEHKDNFEGQKHSAMSVHKAGSSWLTELCGDGWLAVGDAAYSYDPLSSYGITAAMGTAYYASRAIIDHFQGRSDTFLCYRYLLDKMYANYLQQLQSAYMQEQRWPHSDFWRVRQQPH, from the coding sequence ATGGACAGTAAATCGGTTTTGGTTGTTGGCGGTGGTCCTGCCGGAGCTGTTGCTGCCAGTGAATTGGCGCAAGCAGATTTTAAGGTAACCTTAATTGAAACTCACCAGAGTTTTCGGACTAAAATTGGCGAGTGTTTACCGCCTAACATTAAGCCTTTATTGGCAAAGCTATCTTTAGTACATTTATTGGATAAACATAAAATAAGCTATGCAAATCAATCGGCCTGGGGCGCCTCATCAGTAACTGAAGATGACTTTATATTGGGCGTTCACGGGGCTGGCACCCATATTGATAGGCCGTTGTTCGAGCACGATCTTATGCAAACGGCGATAGTGAATGGTGCTAATTATCACCCGGGTACCAAGTTTAAAAGCTGCGTTCGTGAAAATAACCGCTGGACAGTAACACTAGAATCAAATTTTCGACAGCGGGAGATTATTGTCGACTATATAGTGGATGCCAGTGGCCGCCGAGCGGTGGTAGCAAAGGCGTTGGGGGTTCAGCGTGAATCAATGGATAAACTAGTTGGCATCAGTATGGTGTTTCATGAGCAGCATGAGCCAAACTCTGCGACTCTGGTTGAAGCAACCGAGTACGGTTGGTGGTACAGCGCAACCCTGCCCAACAATAAGTTAATTGTCACCCTAATGACCGACTCCCATCTCATTTCACGACTGCGTTGTAATAAGCAAGTGGGCTTTCATTCTTTACTGAGTCAAACCCATCAAACCCTAGCCAGACTTGAACATAAGGATAATTTTGAAGGGCAGAAGCACAGCGCTATGTCTGTTCATAAAGCGGGCTCGTCCTGGCTAACCGAGCTTTGTGGCGACGGTTGGCTAGCGGTTGGCGACGCTGCCTATAGTTACGATCCGTTATCCTCCTATGGCATCACCGCAGCCATGGGCACGGCCTATTATGCTAGCCGTGCCATTATTGACCATTTTCAGGGAAGGTCAGATACCTTTCTTTGTTACCGTTATCTATTAGACAAGATGTACGCTAATTACTTACAACAGTTACAAAGCGCTTATATGCAGGAGCAGCGCTGGCCACACAGTGACTTTTGGCGTGTAAGGCAACAACCTCATTGA
- a CDS encoding LodA/GoxA family CTQ-dependent oxidase, translating into MSNNSNGNEIVKYVIYPAIGISRVGNSSQWYYAPELPGQVADPRVPNDLSSSTCDIQYKDAHGAVKKQAARFRIYGLNADGQVVSEINHGINAENKCIKVEWKVHLANRKGAWYEFTNPMDLNEISEKNGNTKKLALSVVHKNQGYGGVPYGLSPSRDKLVIDAGSVSISGANQRSGSMDEGAFMDRKVCLGELRTDEKGRLIVLGGSGEANSIRPNNPIHHFANNDGWYDDTSDGPVRATITIDDEKPIEAEPAFVAVVPPNYGQGLYGTITMYDIAKDVYAKKQGQTTNDEKPSFEDDIWPIFKSLTDSQWVSEGLYMLFGKGSPSNFTDPTVYEKLVSDTDIEFKKSLLSWFRNPKSEQFEPTQIPSNYGDALRDFSGQPNENLWVTQTQYNSLVQWANGDFKPPSRNILATGFPLPAAAERDPIANQPLAIQPYLLTKAALQECLGGPFRPGIEISWPLRVDQMWKAPVAGELSPYRLNVVALEHENDPKYVSDDYGPVLSPEEAMKKNGPVDFSGPGTLTRWMGVPWQADAASCLGGVDESNYLPTPALWAPRAPQNVLSEQSYEGINSDGSGTFQKSKKFNYRQYWLRDLDNSDTLSRLNDMANEWSDLGIVSAKTFSAGTHLGELPKVAWVEQQRAETFTRWDPTYIQLQVAEGEITPEQAIAREKHERAEFEQDIESSDNEIQTRKIYGRLER; encoded by the coding sequence ATGAGTAACAATAGCAATGGAAATGAGATAGTTAAATACGTTATATATCCGGCCATCGGTATATCAAGGGTGGGCAATTCTAGTCAGTGGTATTATGCGCCGGAACTTCCGGGACAGGTCGCTGATCCTAGGGTACCAAATGACCTAAGTAGCTCAACGTGTGATATTCAGTATAAAGATGCACATGGCGCAGTAAAAAAACAGGCTGCGCGATTTAGAATATATGGTCTAAACGCTGATGGGCAAGTTGTGTCTGAGATTAATCACGGTATTAATGCAGAGAATAAATGTATTAAGGTTGAATGGAAGGTGCATTTAGCAAACCGTAAAGGCGCTTGGTATGAGTTTACCAACCCAATGGATTTGAATGAAATTTCTGAAAAGAATGGAAATACCAAAAAGCTTGCGTTATCGGTGGTACATAAAAACCAAGGCTATGGTGGAGTACCTTATGGTTTGTCACCCAGCCGAGACAAGCTGGTGATTGATGCCGGAAGCGTATCAATCAGTGGTGCTAATCAACGCAGCGGCTCAATGGATGAAGGGGCATTTATGGATCGTAAGGTTTGCCTTGGAGAGCTGCGCACAGATGAAAAGGGCCGCTTAATTGTGCTAGGAGGTTCAGGTGAAGCTAACAGCATTAGACCTAATAATCCAATTCACCATTTTGCGAATAACGATGGTTGGTATGATGATACATCAGATGGACCGGTCCGGGCGACTATAACCATTGATGATGAAAAACCTATCGAAGCTGAGCCTGCCTTTGTTGCTGTGGTGCCACCTAATTATGGACAAGGCCTGTACGGCACGATCACCATGTACGATATTGCCAAAGACGTATACGCGAAAAAACAAGGCCAAACCACCAATGATGAAAAGCCCTCATTTGAGGATGACATATGGCCCATCTTTAAGTCATTAACTGATTCCCAGTGGGTGAGTGAAGGGTTGTATATGTTGTTTGGTAAGGGGTCTCCGTCTAATTTTACCGACCCTACGGTGTACGAAAAGCTAGTGTCAGATACTGACATTGAGTTTAAAAAATCGTTATTGAGCTGGTTTAGAAACCCAAAATCAGAGCAGTTTGAGCCGACGCAAATCCCCTCAAATTACGGCGATGCACTGCGCGACTTTAGTGGTCAGCCGAATGAAAATTTATGGGTTACGCAAACTCAATATAACTCCCTAGTTCAGTGGGCTAATGGTGATTTTAAGCCACCAAGTCGAAACATATTAGCTACAGGTTTTCCATTACCAGCGGCAGCTGAGCGTGATCCGATAGCCAACCAACCTCTTGCGATTCAGCCCTATCTACTCACTAAAGCGGCGCTGCAGGAGTGTTTGGGTGGGCCCTTTAGGCCGGGCATTGAAATATCTTGGCCGCTTAGAGTCGATCAGATGTGGAAAGCACCAGTAGCAGGAGAGTTATCACCGTATCGTTTAAATGTCGTGGCTCTAGAGCATGAAAATGACCCGAAGTACGTCAGCGATGACTATGGCCCAGTGTTATCCCCCGAGGAAGCGATGAAGAAAAACGGCCCTGTTGATTTTAGTGGCCCTGGAACATTAACTCGCTGGATGGGAGTGCCGTGGCAAGCTGACGCTGCAAGTTGTTTAGGGGGGGTAGATGAGTCAAATTATCTGCCAACGCCTGCGCTATGGGCACCGCGTGCACCGCAAAATGTGCTTAGCGAGCAATCCTATGAAGGCATTAATAGTGATGGCTCCGGGACCTTTCAAAAAAGTAAAAAGTTTAATTATCGCCAATACTGGCTGCGAGATTTAGATAACTCAGATACCTTAAGTCGGCTTAACGATATGGCTAATGAGTGGTCAGATTTGGGAATTGTTTCTGCTAAGACATTTTCAGCAGGCACTCACCTAGGGGAGCTACCTAAGGTTGCCTGGGTAGAGCAGCAGCGCGCTGAAACATTTACTCGCTGGGACCCAACCTACATACAGCTGCAAGTGGCTGAAGGGGAAATCACCCCTGAGCAGGCGATAGCCCGTGAAAAGCATGAGCGAGCCGAGTTTGAACAGGATATTGAGTCGTCTGATAATGAGATTCAAACCCGTAAGATCTATGGGCGCCTAGAGCGTTAA
- a CDS encoding GMC family oxidoreductase encodes MEHNETDNNYDYIIVGSGAGGGPLAANLALAGYTVLLLEAGGKEASVSYSVPSFSGLAAENENYRWDYFVRHYADEKQQKRDPKFVPAKDGVLYPRSSTLGGCTAHNAMITTYPANSDWEYIQQLTGDDSWSPTKMREYFIKLEKCQYLEPNIAKNTGHGTSGWLSTEKADTSSAPKDWQLQQTLASCKKRGFDAEQLGKINEHLDPNSVSVTEDHSTGYFTIPQATHNMARNGTREYILQVQQQFPKRLFIQSHALASRVLFDDIELNKAIGIEYLQGQYLYSTTPRYDEECQLTQPVVNKAYANEEVILCCGAFNTPQLLMLSGIGDPEQLTQFDIPVRVNLPGVGTNLQDRYEIPLITEMEQPFKVNELANYSDDPEHDAFLKSWLADRTGPYNSMGSPLMYLKKSFPDKVDPDLIIFAKSVRFQGFFPNWFWTFNPIKNQFTWTVLKAHTNNRKGVVKLKSNNPRLAPYINFHYFNEGSDDGGEDLNDIVQGFKFARTLMQDSPFKVKEVLPGHAVQTDEQIKQYIKDQSWGHHASCSCPIGADGDKLAVLDSRFRVRGTQNLRVVDASVFPKIPGTFIVTPIYMISEKASQVIIEDQKRKKS; translated from the coding sequence ATGGAACACAATGAAACGGATAATAACTATGACTATATTATTGTTGGTTCAGGTGCAGGAGGTGGTCCACTTGCTGCAAACTTAGCCCTTGCCGGGTACACAGTTCTGCTATTGGAAGCCGGGGGAAAGGAAGCAAGTGTGAGTTATTCAGTACCTTCGTTTTCGGGGCTTGCTGCTGAGAATGAGAACTATCGATGGGATTACTTTGTACGTCATTATGCAGATGAGAAGCAGCAAAAAAGGGACCCTAAATTTGTGCCAGCAAAAGATGGGGTATTGTACCCACGTTCAAGTACTCTGGGTGGCTGTACCGCGCACAATGCAATGATTACTACTTATCCTGCCAATTCGGACTGGGAGTACATTCAGCAGTTAACAGGTGATGATTCGTGGTCGCCAACAAAGATGCGTGAGTACTTTATTAAGCTTGAGAAGTGCCAATATTTAGAGCCGAACATCGCGAAAAACACAGGTCATGGTACTTCGGGGTGGTTGAGCACAGAGAAGGCTGATACGTCATCGGCACCTAAGGATTGGCAGCTTCAGCAAACCTTAGCCAGCTGTAAAAAACGTGGATTTGATGCTGAGCAGTTAGGAAAAATTAACGAGCATCTTGATCCAAACTCCGTCAGTGTTACCGAAGACCACAGTACCGGATATTTTACCATTCCCCAAGCTACCCACAACATGGCCAGAAATGGCACCAGAGAGTACATACTGCAAGTGCAACAGCAGTTCCCAAAGCGGTTATTTATACAAAGTCACGCTTTGGCGAGCCGCGTGTTGTTTGATGACATTGAGCTTAACAAGGCCATTGGTATTGAATATTTGCAGGGTCAGTATCTCTATTCGACCACCCCTAGGTATGACGAAGAGTGTCAGCTAACACAGCCTGTGGTTAATAAGGCCTATGCGAATGAGGAGGTTATCTTGTGTTGTGGTGCATTTAATACGCCACAACTATTGATGCTTTCGGGTATTGGCGATCCCGAGCAATTAACGCAATTTGACATACCTGTGCGGGTTAACTTACCCGGTGTTGGCACAAACTTACAAGACCGATATGAAATTCCTCTGATTACTGAGATGGAGCAGCCGTTTAAGGTCAATGAGCTTGCAAACTACAGTGATGATCCCGAACACGATGCGTTTTTAAAATCTTGGCTTGCCGATAGAACGGGACCTTATAACAGTATGGGTTCCCCCTTGATGTATTTAAAAAAGTCGTTCCCAGATAAGGTTGATCCTGACCTCATCATTTTCGCAAAAAGTGTACGCTTCCAAGGTTTCTTTCCAAACTGGTTTTGGACATTTAATCCGATAAAAAATCAATTTACCTGGACGGTATTAAAGGCTCATACCAATAATCGCAAAGGCGTGGTGAAGCTCAAATCTAATAACCCTAGGTTGGCACCCTATATTAACTTTCATTACTTCAATGAAGGCAGTGATGATGGTGGCGAAGACTTAAACGACATAGTGCAGGGTTTTAAGTTTGCTCGTACTTTGATGCAAGACTCTCCTTTTAAAGTCAAAGAGGTATTACCGGGACATGCGGTGCAAACCGATGAACAAATTAAACAATATATAAAAGACCAATCCTGGGGACATCATGCCTCTTGCTCCTGTCCTATTGGGGCTGACGGCGATAAGTTGGCGGTTCTTGATAGTCGTTTTCGGGTTCGAGGTACCCAGAATCTACGCGTAGTAGACGCTTCAGTTTTTCCCAAGATCCCAGGGACTTTTATTGTTACCCCCATCTATATGATAAGCGAAAAGGCATCGCAAGTTATTATTGAAGACCAGAAAAGGAAGAAGTCATGA
- a CDS encoding DUF2913 family protein, translating into MSEHSYHQLIKSTFENTLLHLYFKVNVASHFVKEEQRNKIIIDFLKPKIKQARYGIIKKKLKTVCLMKNKFGSIEKHLESVLSQYSAIESQNDVDKLYALLERFEKSGLETKLIEETPKQEMDVVYIDRAHIDNCFDNENRQIAPISLFIHTNELDKFTKCLVTQPYFTFELCQASKELNNYHYQVHPIR; encoded by the coding sequence ATGTCAGAACATTCATACCATCAACTTATTAAGTCGACTTTCGAAAACACTCTTCTTCACCTTTACTTCAAAGTAAACGTTGCCAGTCACTTTGTTAAAGAAGAGCAACGAAACAAGATCATCATTGACTTCTTAAAGCCAAAAATCAAACAAGCTCGATATGGCATTATCAAGAAAAAGCTTAAAACGGTTTGTTTGATGAAAAATAAGTTTGGCTCAATCGAAAAACACTTAGAAAGCGTTTTATCTCAATATTCAGCGATAGAAAGTCAAAACGACGTTGATAAGCTTTATGCCTTGTTAGAACGCTTTGAGAAGAGCGGATTAGAAACAAAACTTATTGAAGAGACCCCTAAACAGGAAATGGACGTTGTTTATATCGACAGAGCACATATTGATAACTGCTTCGATAATGAAAACCGTCAGATTGCACCCATTTCGCTGTTTATACATACGAATGAATTAGACAAGTTCACTAAGTGCTTAGTCACCCAACCTTATTTCACATTTGAATTATGCCAAGCAAGTAAAGAGTTAAATAACTATCACTATCAAGTTCACCCAATTCGCTAA
- a CDS encoding replication initiation protein, with amino-acid sequence MTAHSEYAVSSSISCLSRLLEEAPYLSRCSDNKTAMLIRPRNYAIRWPYMQVNRKEMQAWMVFDIDHDHRSVPNPYIWQDEGLPPPNLIVRNRTSNKAHLFYAIVPVCTSDQARSKPIQYLKAIYRALALRLEADLSYSGPVAKTPFHPWWQTTELHRSVYELNELADSVELETTRPWLRQDIDASYSRNCTLFEHTRRYAYDIVDEEREKGSYSNFKRRVESFARYKNTDTADKPPLQCSEVLAVVKSVSRWTWDKYCARSDCQRGVMRLDSGLSLQERQRRAARRTHNLRRTKTTRRIIRACQFLLRKNQELTIGLVARNANLCRQTVSRYVYLFEWIKSALSESRRNEPEYRGNYAVHQISAPVTLNCVEYEVGKKKAVLESAFP; translated from the coding sequence ATGACGGCTCATTCTGAATACGCTGTGTCTTCATCTATCTCTTGTTTGAGTCGGCTATTGGAGGAAGCGCCGTATTTGTCGAGGTGCAGTGATAACAAAACCGCGATGCTTATCAGACCTAGAAACTATGCGATCAGATGGCCGTATATGCAGGTTAATCGTAAAGAGATGCAGGCGTGGATGGTGTTTGACATCGATCATGACCATCGCTCTGTCCCCAACCCCTATATTTGGCAAGATGAAGGCTTACCACCCCCTAATCTAATCGTTCGAAACCGCACCAGTAATAAAGCCCACCTTTTTTACGCTATTGTGCCGGTTTGCACAAGCGATCAAGCTCGCTCAAAACCCATTCAGTACCTCAAAGCCATTTATCGCGCCTTAGCCTTGCGACTTGAGGCGGACTTGAGTTATTCCGGCCCAGTAGCCAAAACGCCCTTTCATCCGTGGTGGCAGACGACCGAACTCCATCGGAGTGTCTATGAACTCAACGAGTTAGCGGATTCAGTTGAGTTGGAGACAACACGGCCATGGCTTCGTCAAGATATTGATGCCTCTTATTCTCGAAACTGTACTTTGTTTGAACACACTCGCAGATACGCGTATGACATCGTCGACGAAGAAAGAGAAAAGGGCAGTTATTCGAACTTTAAACGCCGTGTGGAGAGTTTCGCTCGTTACAAAAATACCGACACTGCGGATAAGCCGCCTTTGCAGTGCAGTGAGGTGTTGGCGGTAGTGAAAAGTGTTTCTCGTTGGACTTGGGATAAATACTGTGCTCGCTCAGACTGCCAGCGAGGTGTGATGAGGTTGGATAGTGGATTAAGTTTACAGGAAAGGCAGCGTAGAGCGGCCAGAAGAACCCATAACCTTCGTCGGACGAAGACCACTCGTCGAATTATCCGCGCATGTCAGTTTCTGTTACGCAAAAATCAGGAGCTCACGATTGGTTTGGTGGCACGTAATGCGAACCTGTGTCGCCAGACCGTCAGTCGTTATGTCTATCTGTTTGAATGGATCAAGTCTGCTTTATCCGAAAGTAGGCGAAATGAGCCAGAGTATCGTGGTAATTATGCTGTTCATCAGATATCTGCCCCTGTAACGTTAAATTGTGTGGAGTATGAGGTAGGGAAAAAGAAGGCGGTACTTGAGTCGGCTTTTCCTTGA
- a CDS encoding phage regulatory CII family protein, with amino-acid sequence MNGIDSIGEFSRTKQGAFNEACYVFARSENMARLAEIIGMSPTMLRNKLNPDQPHVLSCVEAILLAKVSGNHIIVNSLLLGLGVVTAYIPPNTMDDAFVLCALESSTHSGELSRMALEYAGNQRLTRAQKHKLIHTAHASIGVQVKLIRSLEKLNQGVCLLKAMDERGGANGLSASNINSDQ; translated from the coding sequence ATGAATGGAATTGACTCAATAGGCGAATTTTCTCGCACAAAACAAGGAGCCTTTAATGAGGCGTGTTACGTGTTCGCTAGATCAGAGAATATGGCTAGGCTCGCAGAGATCATAGGGATGAGTCCGACCATGCTGCGGAATAAGCTTAATCCTGATCAGCCTCATGTCCTGAGTTGTGTTGAAGCCATCCTTCTCGCCAAAGTGAGCGGTAATCACATCATTGTAAACAGTTTACTTCTTGGGCTGGGTGTGGTCACCGCATATATACCGCCCAACACCATGGATGATGCCTTTGTTTTGTGCGCACTAGAGAGCTCGACCCACTCGGGTGAGTTGTCTCGAATGGCTTTAGAGTATGCAGGAAATCAGCGTCTTACTCGCGCTCAAAAACATAAGCTTATTCATACCGCCCACGCCAGTATCGGTGTTCAGGTAAAGCTCATCAGGAGCTTAGAAAAACTGAATCAAGGTGTTTGTCTGCTTAAAGCCATGGATGAGAGAGGGGGTGCTAATGGTTTATCTGCCTCAAACATCAATTCGGATCAATGA
- a CDS encoding phage repressor protein CI produces MREKQEKLSAFEYQGGKIITERLCQALEVKNQRELSTLLDIPTSTMSTWHKRDLCPFEVVLRAHMYTGISVKWLTLGEGEPFPNRVSSEHQSKRLEPKVLFDIDSFKILNGDLKELKTLTFDKSLLDQVSVMNAMAIRHGELTSIIDKEVNQAVSGTYLVDMDGLLSLNDIQRLPGKKLAISFNGSTLTVEEDEVRVVGRVALVMEKK; encoded by the coding sequence ATGCGAGAAAAACAAGAAAAACTATCCGCTTTTGAATATCAGGGCGGAAAAATCATCACAGAAAGGCTTTGCCAAGCACTAGAAGTTAAGAACCAGAGAGAGCTTTCTACACTCTTAGATATTCCAACTTCGACAATGTCTACCTGGCATAAGCGTGACCTTTGCCCTTTTGAGGTTGTACTAAGAGCCCACATGTACACAGGGATCTCCGTAAAGTGGTTGACCTTAGGTGAAGGTGAACCATTTCCTAATAGAGTTAGCTCTGAACATCAATCGAAACGCCTAGAACCTAAAGTTCTTTTCGACATTGACTCATTTAAGATTCTCAATGGCGATTTAAAAGAATTAAAAACTCTCACATTCGACAAATCTTTACTCGATCAAGTCTCAGTAATGAACGCAATGGCTATTCGACACGGAGAGCTCACGTCCATTATCGATAAAGAAGTTAACCAAGCAGTAAGTGGCACGTACTTAGTGGATATGGATGGCTTACTCTCGTTAAACGACATACAACGTTTACCAGGTAAGAAGCTAGCAATCAGCTTTAACGGCTCGACTCTAACAGTCGAAGAAGATGAAGTAAGAGTTGTGGGTAGAGTTGCTTTGGTAATGGAGAAGAAGTAG
- a CDS encoding S8 family peptidase encodes MSNNSIKHVQFSQVDYIKPPVNPGGSNKLHKELTNEFVSEIISSIQDLQEEISLNFEKSTIPYMPAIVELESKAISKSNRPTAIFNETTCPFFGDVGFSKFLIQATPDGLRNLKAKISGLQGKITLESALSTVKSITKFEPKVQISRNTEAGYYVIRLLRFEDDQVNNQIDSQFEDYLNNFSRQWTKHDSTSIRVYRVRLEESQVHEICESNVFVQSVSPSKSISSLECTPEDLLTLPIVLEVPEDDCPVVGIVDTGVSSACGPLAPWLTGQISIVPENDKISEHGTFVAGLISNASLLNGGHSHFPLCQSKVFSIEAIGASGGDFYEILNTLDMAAKNNPHIKVWNLSLGENDPVDLHGISEFGILLDEFQDKHNCLCVVSAGNFQEELRPWPPIDTYEDRISSPGDSVRALTVGSLAHNDGFVSNGKPSSFSRKGPVSNFVQKPEVVHYGGNLLENGSFCDSMAIKSICPNGYETYSVGTSVSTPIISTLAANLFHKIGERATPSLVKGLLIHSANLKGIVPQECKEYLGWGVPADVHDVLSVSDYETTLVFEGIAQKSFEVQKLPFPIPDCLRTDEGKVRGEFFITLVYQPDLDPKKSFEYCQIDVGVGLGKTDGVKFKSMVPLQASTPMNEADLAKSGDKWSPIKVYHKSFPRGTDIENWKLRVSVLNRDGYEAEGVEIPFSIILTIRDIDREQPVYNEMARLMDQYNWEVSELVVDNRIEL; translated from the coding sequence ATGAGTAATAACTCAATAAAGCATGTTCAGTTTTCTCAAGTTGATTATATAAAGCCCCCAGTAAATCCTGGAGGGTCTAATAAATTACATAAAGAACTCACAAACGAGTTTGTGTCTGAAATAATTTCATCTATTCAAGACCTTCAAGAAGAAATTAGTCTTAACTTTGAAAAGTCAACAATACCTTATATGCCCGCAATCGTAGAGCTAGAAAGTAAAGCCATTTCAAAATCAAATAGACCAACGGCAATTTTTAATGAAACGACTTGTCCATTCTTTGGAGACGTAGGCTTCTCTAAGTTTTTGATACAAGCAACTCCTGATGGATTAAGGAATTTAAAAGCAAAAATTTCAGGGTTACAAGGAAAAATAACTTTGGAATCAGCCTTATCAACGGTCAAAAGTATTACTAAATTTGAACCTAAAGTTCAAATTTCTAGAAATACAGAGGCAGGGTATTATGTGATACGTTTGCTTAGGTTTGAAGATGATCAAGTGAATAACCAAATTGATAGTCAGTTTGAAGATTATTTAAATAACTTCAGCAGACAATGGACTAAACATGACTCAACATCTATTAGGGTTTATCGAGTAAGGCTTGAAGAAAGTCAAGTGCACGAAATCTGTGAGAGTAATGTTTTTGTACAAAGTGTCTCACCTAGCAAGTCGATATCTTCACTAGAGTGTACACCTGAGGATTTATTGACGCTTCCTATTGTTCTCGAGGTTCCTGAAGATGATTGTCCTGTAGTTGGAATTGTTGATACAGGTGTAAGCTCAGCTTGTGGTCCATTAGCTCCTTGGTTGACAGGACAAATCTCGATTGTTCCTGAAAATGATAAAATTAGTGAACATGGTACTTTTGTTGCTGGTCTGATATCGAATGCTAGTTTACTAAATGGTGGACATAGTCATTTTCCCCTCTGCCAATCAAAGGTTTTCAGTATAGAAGCTATAGGCGCGAGTGGTGGTGATTTCTATGAAATACTTAACACTCTCGATATGGCAGCGAAAAATAATCCGCATATTAAGGTGTGGAACCTGTCTTTAGGTGAGAATGATCCAGTTGACCTTCATGGGATTTCTGAGTTTGGGATATTATTGGATGAATTTCAGGATAAGCATAATTGCTTATGTGTGGTTTCTGCAGGTAATTTTCAAGAAGAGCTTAGACCTTGGCCGCCTATAGATACTTATGAAGATCGTATTTCAAGTCCAGGCGACTCTGTTAGAGCGTTAACAGTAGGTTCTTTAGCTCATAATGATGGTTTTGTTTCTAATGGAAAACCATCCAGTTTCTCTAGGAAGGGGCCTGTTTCCAATTTTGTACAAAAGCCAGAAGTAGTACATTATGGTGGCAATTTATTAGAAAATGGCTCTTTCTGTGATTCTATGGCGATCAAATCAATTTGTCCAAATGGATATGAGACATATAGCGTTGGTACTAGTGTTTCAACTCCAATAATATCTACATTGGCAGCCAATTTATTCCATAAGATTGGTGAAAGGGCTACGCCTAGCTTAGTTAAAGGGTTACTGATTCATAGTGCTAACCTAAAGGGGATAGTGCCACAAGAATGCAAAGAATATTTAGGGTGGGGGGTTCCTGCAGATGTCCATGACGTTTTAAGTGTTAGTGATTATGAAACAACACTAGTATTTGAAGGTATCGCCCAAAAAAGCTTTGAAGTGCAAAAATTACCGTTTCCTATCCCTGATTGCTTAAGAACTGACGAAGGAAAAGTCAGAGGGGAGTTTTTCATAACTTTAGTCTATCAACCTGATTTGGATCCTAAAAAATCATTTGAATATTGTCAGATTGATGTTGGTGTTGGTTTAGGTAAAACAGACGGAGTGAAATTCAAGTCTATGGTTCCTCTTCAAGCTTCTACTCCGATGAACGAAGCTGATTTAGCTAAGTCAGGTGATAAATGGTCACCGATTAAGGTTTATCATAAATCCTTCCCTAGAGGGACGGATATTGAAAACTGGAAACTTAGAGTTTCGGTATTGAATCGAGACGGGTATGAGGCTGAAGGGGTCGAAATTCCTTTCTCTATAATACTGACTATACGCGATATTGACCGAGAACAGCCTGTATACAATGAGATGGCAAGGTTGATGGATCAGTATAACTGGGAAGTTTCTGAACTGGTTGTAGATAATCGAATTGAACTATAA